The following proteins are encoded in a genomic region of Pyrus communis chromosome 11, drPyrComm1.1, whole genome shotgun sequence:
- the LOC137709537 gene encoding heavy metal-associated isoprenylated plant protein 16-like, which translates to MKQKVVIKLSVHDERTKAKAMKTAVGVDGVNSASYQHDKQQIEVTGEGVDVVVLTTSLRKSLKYADVLSVIPVEEKKKEEKKEECAMGYPQYVVAYPWYEEPASICTIL; encoded by the exons ATGAAG CAAAAGGTCGTGATCAAGTTGTCTGTGCACGATGAAAGGACCAAAGCCAAAGCTATGAAAACTGCAGTTGGGGTAGATG GTGTGAACTCAGCAAGTTATCAACATGACAAGCAACAAATAGAGGTAACGGGGGAAGGGGTTGATGTAGTTGTGCTCACAACTTCGCTTAGAAAAAGCTTGAAGTATGCTGATGTGCTGAGTGTGATCCCTGtggaggagaaaaagaaagaggaaaagaagGAGGAGTGTGCCATGGGTTACCCTCAATACGTGGTGGCTTATCCTTGGTATGAAGAACCCGCCAGTATCTGCACCATTCTGTGA
- the LOC137749174 gene encoding subtilisin-like protease SBT5.3, with translation MNQAMRPPTTALCLLSFLFSSLVLHTPTFAIKKSYVVYLGSHSHPPNLLELELNQVTDNHYEFLGSFLGSHEVAKESLFYSYTRHINGFAATLEEEEAAQIAKHPKVVSLFLNQGRKLHTTRSWDFLGLEQEGVVPPNSIWKKARYGEDSIIGNLDTGAWPESKSFSDEGYGPIPSKWKGICQNQTDPKFHCNRKLIGARYFNKGFAAVAGPLNSSFNSPRDNDGHGSHTLSTAGGNFVTGASVFGFGNGTAKGGSPKSRVAAYKVCWPPVGGGGCFDADILAAFDVAIDDGVDVLSVSLGGDPTTFFNDSVSIGAFHAVKRGIVVVCSAGNSGPAEGTVSNISPWQITVGASTMDREFPSYVTLGNWKHLKGQSLSAVALRSKKKKFYQLISAADAKAANASAQEALLCKPNTLDPKKVKGKILACLRGDNARVDKGEQAFLAGAVGMILANNELTGNEIIADPHVLPASHINFTDGNLVFAYINSTKSPRAYIKRAITELGTKPSPFMAAFSSKGPNAITPGILKPDITAPGVSVIAAYTEAQGPTNQMFDKRRIPFNSVSGTSMSCPHISGICGLLKTLYPHWSPAAIKSAIMTTAVTRDNSMEPLLNASLYEATPFSYGAGHVNPNSAMDPGLVYDLSLNDYLNFLCAIGYNETQIEMFSEEMYKCSKPAISLTNLNYPSITVPKISGSLELTRTVKNVGSPGTYKAHIQNPDGISVSVEPKELKFKKIGEEKSFKVLLQVREAKQDKNYVFGKLIWSDGKHHVRSPIVVKAA, from the exons ATGAACCAAGCAATGAGGCCGCCAACCACAGCCCTTTGCCTCCTCTCCTTCCTTTTCTCCTCTCTAGTACTCCATACTCCCACCTTTGCCATCAAAAAG TCATATGTGGTGTACTTGGGATCACATTCACATCCCCCAAACTTATTGGAACTTGAACTAAACCAAGTCACAGACAATCACTATGAGTTTCTTGGCTCCTTCTTGGGCAG CCATGAAGTTGCAAAAGAATCCCTCTTTTACTCCTACACAAGGCACATCAATGGCTTTGCTGCCAccctagaagaagaagaggcgGCTCAGATTGCAA AGCATCCAAAGGTAGTCTCATTATTCTTGAACCAGGGAAGAAAATTACACACAACTCGATCGTGGGATTTCTTGGGACTTGAGCAAGAGGGTGTTGTTCCACCCAATTCAATCTGGAAGAAGGCAAGATATGGTGAAGATTCGATCATAGGAAACCTTGATACTG GCGCATGGCCAGAATCCAAGAGCTTTAGTGATGAAGGGTATGGACCGATTCCATCCAAGTGGAAAGGAATCTGTCAAAATCAGACAGATCCAAAATTTCACTGCAACAG GAAGCTAATTGGAGCAAGATACTTCAACAAGGGCTTTGCTGCAGTTGCTGGCCCCCTCAACTCCTCCTTCAATTCGCCGCGCGACAACGATGGCCATGGTTCCCATACCTTGTCAACAGCTGGTGGAAATTTCGTAACCGGTGCAAGCGTGTTCGGCTTTGGTAATGGAACAGCAAAGGGTGGATCACCAAAATCCAGGGTTGCAGCCTATAAGGTCTGCTGGCCTCCAGTGGGAGGAGGTGGGTGCTTTGATGCAGATATATTGGCTGCATTTGATGTGGCCATCGATGACGGCGTTGATGTGTTGTCCGTTTCATTGGGTGGAGATCCCACCACATTCTTCAATGACAGTGTTTCAATTGGTGCTTTCCATGCTGTTAAGCGTGGCATTGTGGTGGTTTGCTCGGCGGGGAATTCTGGTCCAGCTGAAGGTACTGTCTCCAATATATCGCCATGGCAGATCACGGTCGGCGCCAGTACAATGGATAGGGAGTTTCCTAGTTATGTCACCCTTGGAAACTGGAAGCACTTGAAG GGACAAAGCTTATCGGCTGTTGCTTTGCGGagtaagaaaaagaaattctACCAACTTATTAGTGCTGCAGATGCTAAAGCAGCTAATGCATCAGCTCAAGAAGC TTTGCTATGCAAGCCCAACACGCTTGATCCTAAAAAAGTGAAGGGAAAGATATTGGCCTGTCTTCGAGGGGACAATGCAAGGGTGGACAAAGGTGAGCAAGCCTTCTTGGCTGGCGCCGTGGGAATGATTCTTGCTAACAATGAGCTTACAGGGAATGAAATTATTGCTGATCCACATGTTCTCCCTGCTTCACATATCAATTTCACCGACGGGAACCTTGTCTTTGCTTATATTAATTCAACTAA GTCTCCACGGGCTTACATAAAGCGCGCAATAACGGAACTGGGAACGAAGCCATCTCCATTCATGGCAGCATTTTCATCGAAGGGACCCAACGCCATTACACCAGGCATCCTTAAG CCTGATATCACTGCACCTGGAGTGAGTGTCATAGCAGCCTACACAGAAGCACAAGGGCCAACAAATCAAATGTTTGATAAACGGCGAATTCCATTCAACTCAGTGTCAGGCACATCAATGTCATGTCCACATATTTCCGGCATTTGTGGCCTTCTTAAAACCCTCTATCCTCATTGGAGTCCTGCAGCCATTAAGTCTGCAATCATGACCACTG CGGTAACACGAGATAACAGCATGGAACCATTGCTCAATGCTTCTTTGTATGAAGCAACACCATTTAGTTACGGCGCAGGACATGTTAACCCAAACAGTGCTATGGATCCTGGATTGGTTTATGACTTATCCCTTAACGATTACTTGAACTTCCTGTGCGCAATTGGCTACAATGAAAcacaaattgaaatgttttCAGAGGAGATGTATAAGTGCTCCAAACCAGCTATAAGTCTCACTAACCTCAACTACCCCTCAATCACTGTCCCTAAAATCTCTGGATCCCTTGAGCTGACTAGAACAGTGAAAAATGTTGGCTCTCCAGGAACATATAAGGCGCATATCCAAAATCCAGATGGTATATCAGTTTCTGTTGAGCCAAAGGAGTTGAAGTTCAAGAAAATTGGTGAAGAGAAAAGCTTTAAGGTACTCCTGCAGGTTAGAGAAGCAAAACAAGATAAAAACTACGTGTTTGGGAAGTTGATATGGTCAGATGGTAAACACCATGTGAGGAGTCCAATTGTTGTCAAGGCTGCCTAA
- the LOC137749357 gene encoding cytochrome P450 724B1-like, with product MAESTFWLVLLIGFFGFLLGLILNHFLPLTLLRLNGTPPKGSFGWPLLGETLSFLKPHPSNSLGAFLKHHCSRYGKVFKSHLFLSPTIVSCDQELNYFILQNEGKLFECSYPKPIHGILGKSSMLVAVGDTHKRLRNVAVSLVTITKTKPEFLSDIEATAIGILHSWKDKSQVIFCEEARKFTFNVIVKQVLGLTPDEPQTTQILEDFLTFMRGLISLPLYIPGTPYARAVKARRRISSTVKAIIEERRRNADGSTNSCTKRSVFLEILLDVNTLSEDEKVSFILDSLLGGYETTSLLMAMVVYFLAQSPSALQRLKVEHQNIRRVKQKDEYLNWEDYKKMEFTQNVINEALRCGNVVKFVHRKALKDVKFRDYLIPSGWKVLPVFSAAHLDPSLHASALEFDPWRWEKIPSQDQVCKKFTPFGGGSRCCPGSELGKLEVAVFLHHLVQNFRWTEDDDQPIAFPYVEFQRGLPLYLEHCPH from the exons ATGGCAGAAAGCACTTTTTGGCTTGTTCTTCTAATTGGCTTTTTTGGCTTTCTTTTGGGTCTAATTCTAAACCACTTCTTGCCCTTAACGTTGTTAAGGCTTAATGGTACTCCACCTAAGGGCTCTTTTGGGTGGCCTCTGTTGGGAGAAACTCTTAGCTTCTTGAAGCCTCATCCTTCTAATTCTCTTGGTGCCTTCCTTAAACACCATTGTTCTAG GTATGGGAAAGTTTTCAAATCCCATTTGTTCTTGTCTCCCACAATTGTGTCATGTGATCAAGAGCTGAACTACTTCATACTTCAGAATGAAGGTAAGTTATTTGAATGCAGCTATCCAAAGCCTATCCATGGCATCCTTGGAAAATCCTCCATGCTTGTGGCTGTGGGTGACACTCACAAAAGGCTCAGAAATGTGGCTGTCTCCTTGGTCACCATCACCAAGACCAAGCCTGAGTTTCTTAGTGACATTGAAGCCACAGCCATTGGCATACTTCACTCTTGGAAAGATAAATCACAAGTCATCTTCTGTGAGGAAGCCAGAAAG TTCACATTTAATGTAATAGTGAAGCAAGTGCTAGGTTTAACCCCAGATGAGCCACAGACTACACAAATTCTTGAAGACTTCCTGACTTTCATGAGAGGGCTCatttctcttcctctctataTTCCTGGAACTCCATATGCACGAGCTGTTAAG GCTAGAAGGAGGATATCTTCAACTGTGAAAGCAATCATagaggaaagaagaagaaatgcagATGGGAGCACTAATTCTTGTACTAAAAGAAGTGTTTTCCTTGAGATACTTCTGGATGTTAATACCTTATCTGAAGATGAGAAAGTGAGTTTTATCTTGGATTCTCTATTGGGTGGCTATGAAACCACCTCTCTCTTGATGGCCATGGTAGTTTATTTTCTAGCCCAATCACCATCTGCATTACAACGATTAAAG GTAGAGCATCAGAACATTAGAAGAGTGAAGCAGAAAGATGAGTATCTGAACTGGGAAGACTataaaaaaatggaattcaCCCAAAAT GTCATTAACGAAGCTCTCAGATGTGGAAACGTTGTAAAATTCGTGCACCGAAAGGCTCTCAAAGATGTGAAATTTAGAG ATTATTTAATTCCATCTGGCTGGAAAGTTTTACCAGTTTTTAGTGCAGCTCATTTAGACCCTTCTCTTCATGCAAGTGCTCTTGAGTTTGATCCTTGGAGATGGGAG AAAATACCAAGCCAAGACCAAGTATGCAAGAAATTTACTCCCTTTGGTGGAGGGTCTAGATGCTGTCCTGGATCTGAACTTGGGAAGCTTGAAGTTGCAGTTTTTCTCCACCACCTTGTACAGAATTTCAG GTGGACTGAGGACGACGACCAACCCATAGCGTTTCCATACGTAGAATTTCAAAGAGGATTGCCACTGTACCTGGAGCATTGCCCCCATTAA